A genomic segment from Deinococcus aestuarii encodes:
- a CDS encoding ABC transporter ATP-binding protein: protein MTTPSRTPPTLPELTEFPGQIVHAPGGPPLLTAEGVTVRFGGVTAVKGISLAVRPGEILGLIGPNGAGKTTLFNALTGFVRPSAGRVTFAGRDVTHVQPQARARMGMARTFQVERPFEDLSVLENVLVAAFLRHRGREAEDRAYAVLERVGLADRATQPASQLNLARRRRLELAKALALEPRMLFLDESIAGLNPPAQQEMVALIRTLAQSGLGIVMVEHIMHVIMSLSDHVICMAFGELLAEGHPQAVATHPDVVRAYLGDDHD, encoded by the coding sequence ATGACCACGCCCTCCCGCACGCCGCCGACCCTGCCCGAACTCACCGAGTTCCCCGGTCAAATCGTCCACGCGCCGGGGGGACCGCCGCTGCTGACCGCCGAGGGCGTCACCGTGCGCTTCGGCGGCGTGACGGCGGTGAAGGGCATCAGCCTCGCGGTGCGGCCCGGCGAGATCCTGGGGCTGATCGGCCCGAACGGGGCGGGGAAGACCACCCTCTTTAACGCGCTCACCGGCTTCGTGCGCCCCAGCGCCGGGCGGGTCACCTTCGCCGGGCGCGACGTGACCCACGTCCAGCCGCAGGCCCGCGCCCGGATGGGCATGGCCCGCACCTTCCAGGTCGAGCGGCCCTTCGAGGACCTCAGCGTGCTCGAAAACGTCCTGGTGGCGGCCTTCCTGCGCCACCGGGGCCGGGAGGCGGAGGACCGCGCCTATGCCGTTCTCGAACGGGTGGGCCTCGCCGACCGGGCCACGCAGCCCGCCTCGCAGCTCAACCTCGCCCGGCGCCGCCGCCTCGAACTCGCCAAGGCGCTCGCGCTGGAGCCCCGGATGCTCTTTCTCGACGAGAGCATCGCGGGCCTCAACCCCCCCGCCCAGCAGGAGATGGTGGCCCTGATCCGCACGCTCGCCCAGTCGGGGCTCGGCATCGTGATGGTCGAGCACATCATGCACGTGATCATGTCGCTGTCCGACCACGTGATCTGCATGGCCTTCGGGGAGCTTCTGGCGGAGGGCCATCCCCAGGCCGTCGCCACCCACCCCGACGTGGTGCGGGCGTACCTCGGAGACGACCATGACTAG
- a CDS encoding GntR family transcriptional regulator: protein MLLQPVGSARVVDAVRERLRGAILAGDLAPGTRLSVPELARQLGVSRSPVREAVLLLVGEGLAVEHSRRGVEVARLDVSGLLELYELRAAVEGLAACLAAGRMGGTDLAALRGVLDAQGAAAVADHRGFRELDARFHRIIVQTCGNGRLARHAELLAREMRLAGPLLLNDPAHLRRSHEEHRAVEHALRQRDGPGAEAAMRAHLTRVAGAVRRHHAHP, encoded by the coding sequence GTGTTGCTTCAACCGGTGGGCAGCGCGCGGGTGGTGGACGCCGTGCGCGAGCGGCTGCGCGGTGCGATCCTGGCGGGGGACCTCGCGCCGGGAACCCGCCTGAGCGTGCCCGAACTCGCCCGGCAGCTCGGGGTGAGCCGCTCGCCCGTGCGGGAGGCGGTGCTGCTGCTGGTGGGGGAGGGGCTGGCGGTGGAGCACTCGCGCCGGGGGGTGGAGGTCGCGCGGCTCGACGTCTCCGGACTGCTCGAACTCTACGAGCTGCGCGCGGCGGTCGAGGGGCTGGCGGCCTGCCTCGCGGCGGGGCGGATGGGCGGGACCGACCTCGCGGCCCTGCGCGGGGTGCTCGACGCCCAGGGCGCGGCGGCGGTGGCCGATCACCGGGGCTTCCGGGAGCTGGACGCCCGCTTCCACAGAATCATCGTGCAGACCTGCGGCAACGGGCGGCTTGCCCGCCACGCCGAACTTCTCGCCCGCGAGATGCGGCTGGCCGGGCCGCTGCTCCTGAATGACCCCGCCCACCTGCGGCGCAGCCACGAGGAACACCGCGCCGTCGAACACGCCCTGCGCCAGCGCGACGGCCCCGGCGCCGAGGCCGCGATGCGGGCGCACCTCACCCGCGTCGCGGGGGCCGTCCGCAGGCACCACGCCCACCCCTGA
- a CDS encoding ABC transporter ATP-binding protein yields MTSVRPAPVPAPVRDRVLSAEGLEVAYGEVQVVFGVGLHVDKGELVGLVGGNGSGKSTILRVLSGMLRARAGTATYRGHNLNGVPPHKITDLGVAHVPMGRQLFGQMTVEENLLMGAYLPRTKANRAANLQKVYDFFPRLTEKRLTPAAALSGGEQQMVAIGRALMSEPEVLLMDEPSLGLAPLVVSEVMRVIGSLRELGLTVLLVEQNVRQVLKVTDRTYVLELGRLVKEGPSRELMGDPDIIKAYLGV; encoded by the coding sequence ATGACTAGCGTTCGGCCCGCGCCCGTGCCCGCCCCCGTCCGCGACCGCGTGCTCAGCGCCGAGGGCCTGGAGGTCGCCTACGGGGAGGTGCAGGTCGTCTTCGGCGTCGGCCTGCACGTGGACAAGGGGGAACTCGTCGGACTCGTCGGCGGCAACGGCAGCGGCAAGAGCACCATCCTGCGCGTGCTCTCGGGGATGCTGCGGGCCCGCGCGGGGACGGCCACCTACCGGGGCCACAACCTCAACGGGGTGCCGCCGCACAAGATCACCGACCTCGGCGTGGCGCACGTGCCGATGGGGCGCCAGCTCTTCGGGCAGATGACGGTGGAGGAAAACCTGCTCATGGGCGCCTACCTCCCGCGCACGAAGGCGAACCGGGCGGCGAACCTCCAGAAGGTCTACGACTTCTTCCCGCGCCTGACCGAAAAACGCCTCACCCCCGCCGCCGCCCTCTCGGGGGGCGAGCAGCAGATGGTCGCCATCGGGCGCGCGCTGATGAGCGAGCCCGAAGTCCTCCTGATGGACGAGCCGAGCCTGGGCCTCGCCCCCCTCGTCGTCTCGGAGGTCATGCGGGTGATCGGCTCGCTGCGCGAACTCGGGCTCACGGTCCTCCTCGTCGAGCAGAACGTGCGGCAGGTCCTCAAGGTCACCGACCGCACCTACGTCCTCGAACTCGGGCGCCTCGTCAAGGAGGGCCCCAGCCGCGAGCTGATGGGCGACCCGGACATCATCAAGGCCTACCTGGGCGTCTGA
- the dinB gene encoding DNA polymerase IV, translated as MTRAVVHVDMDAFYASVELRERPELAGEPVAVIATARRGAVMTANYVARGFGVRSAMPVHFAVQRCPGLVLIPQRMDLYRAVSAQIHGLFSRYTDVIEPLALDEAYLDVTREGRTLDQAEEMARSIQADILAETGLTCSAGVSVNKFLAKLASGLRKPAGLTVIRPEEVDALLAALPVEEFHGVGPVIAGKLRAHGIRTGADLRARSLPVLRTLLGPGKLAPRLHDLARGVDERPVEAHREARSIGVERTFEEDRTTREALLAELPGVAAEVADRLARRGYVGRTVVLKLRYGDWTPVTRRRTGERRLQGAGEIAEVAAGLLTPDLIEGRGVRLLGVSVLNLARRDGAQGGETLPLLPPG; from the coding sequence ATGACCCGAGCTGTCGTGCACGTGGATATGGACGCCTTTTACGCCTCGGTCGAGCTGCGCGAGCGGCCGGAGCTGGCGGGGGAGCCCGTCGCCGTGATCGCCACCGCCCGCAGGGGGGCCGTCATGACCGCCAACTACGTCGCCCGGGGCTTCGGGGTGCGCAGCGCCATGCCCGTCCACTTCGCCGTCCAGCGCTGCCCGGGGCTCGTCCTCATCCCGCAGCGGATGGACCTGTACCGCGCCGTCTCCGCCCAGATTCACGGCCTCTTCTCTCGGTACACCGACGTGATCGAGCCGCTGGCCCTCGACGAGGCCTACCTCGACGTGACCCGGGAGGGCCGGACCCTCGACCAGGCCGAGGAGATGGCCCGCAGCATCCAGGCCGACATCCTGGCGGAGACGGGCCTGACCTGTTCGGCCGGGGTGTCGGTGAACAAGTTTCTCGCCAAGCTCGCCAGCGGGCTGCGCAAACCCGCCGGGCTGACCGTGATCCGCCCGGAGGAGGTGGACGCCCTGCTCGCCGCTCTGCCGGTCGAGGAATTCCACGGGGTAGGCCCGGTGATCGCCGGGAAGCTGCGGGCGCACGGCATCCGGACGGGCGCGGACCTGCGCGCGAGGTCCCTCCCCGTCCTGCGGACCCTGCTCGGCCCCGGCAAGCTCGCGCCCCGGCTCCACGACCTCGCGCGCGGCGTGGACGAGCGGCCCGTCGAGGCGCACCGCGAGGCGCGGTCCATCGGCGTGGAGCGGACCTTCGAGGAAGACCGCACGACGCGCGAGGCCCTGCTCGCCGAACTGCCTGGTGTCGCGGCGGAGGTCGCCGACCGCCTCGCCCGGCGCGGCTACGTGGGCCGCACGGTGGTCCTCAAGCTGCGGTACGGGGACTGGACGCCGGTCACGCGCCGCAGGACCGGCGAGCGGCGGCTGCAAGGGGCCGGGGAGATCGCCGAGGTCGCCGCCGGGCTCCTCACCCCGGACCTGATCGAGGGGCGGGGCGTGCGGCTGCTCGGCGTGAGCGTCCTCAACCTGGCGAGGCGGGACGGGGCGCAGGGAGGGGAGACCCTGCCCCTTCTCCCCCCCGGATGA
- a CDS encoding ABC transporter substrate-binding protein, with the protein MRTVTLFTLSLALLGAAQAQGGTIKIGAITSVTGRFAEFGKMQLAGFKVGVEEVNRRGGVLGRKIELVIEDNASDVNKGLAAAERLVNAGVPLVLNEYSSSLVKAQAQYLARQKVPALVFSSSGDDITKPGNDYVFRLNQPATEYARVILNIFRDHKFKTMAVIAGTGAFEKSVADAAQDLAKSYGIQIVEDQRYDKGLTDFRPVLNRIKAKNPDGILMVSYAEDSVALMRQAREVGVKPRLFAGGAAGFALPEFVKDAGSAAENVVTATAWIPQLRYAGTQKLNVELKKALGGQDPSYHAAQAYAGVLAAAEAIRRAGGTDREKVKAALNSLTMQTAFGPVQFKDYEGFRNQNPLAMVAQQVQGGAFVPVYPKTVVPRTLKFER; encoded by the coding sequence ATGCGCACAGTCACCCTCTTTACCCTCAGCCTCGCCCTGCTCGGCGCCGCCCAGGCCCAGGGGGGCACGATCAAGATCGGCGCGATCACGTCGGTCACGGGCCGTTTCGCCGAGTTCGGCAAGATGCAGCTCGCGGGCTTCAAGGTCGGCGTCGAGGAGGTCAACCGCCGGGGGGGCGTCCTGGGCCGGAAAATAGAACTCGTCATCGAGGACAACGCCTCGGACGTGAACAAGGGCCTCGCCGCCGCCGAGCGGCTGGTGAACGCCGGGGTGCCGCTGGTGCTCAACGAGTACTCGTCGAGCCTCGTCAAGGCGCAGGCGCAGTACCTCGCCCGCCAGAAGGTCCCCGCGCTCGTCTTCAGCTCCAGCGGCGACGACATCACCAAGCCCGGCAACGACTACGTGTTCCGCCTCAACCAGCCCGCCACCGAGTACGCCCGCGTCATCCTCAACATCTTCCGCGACCACAAGTTCAAGACGATGGCGGTCATCGCGGGCACGGGCGCCTTCGAGAAGAGCGTGGCCGACGCCGCCCAGGACCTCGCCAAGAGTTACGGCATCCAGATCGTCGAGGACCAGCGCTACGACAAGGGCCTGACCGACTTCCGCCCGGTCCTGAACCGCATCAAGGCGAAAAACCCCGACGGCATCCTGATGGTCTCCTACGCGGAGGATTCCGTCGCCCTGATGCGTCAGGCGCGCGAGGTCGGCGTGAAGCCCCGCCTCTTCGCCGGGGGCGCGGCGGGCTTCGCGCTGCCCGAGTTCGTGAAGGACGCCGGGAGCGCCGCCGAGAACGTCGTCACCGCGACCGCCTGGATTCCGCAACTGCGCTACGCGGGCACCCAGAAGCTCAACGTGGAACTCAAGAAAGCGCTGGGCGGCCAGGACCCGAGCTACCACGCCGCCCAGGCCTACGCGGGCGTCCTCGCCGCCGCCGAGGCGATCCGCCGCGCTGGGGGCACCGACCGCGAGAAGGTGAAGGCGGCCCTGAACTCCCTGACGATGCAGACCGCCTTCGGGCCAGTCCAGTTCAAGGACTACGAGGGCTTCCGCAACCAGAACCCGCTGGCGATGGTGGCCCAGCAGGTGCAGGGCGGGGCCTTTGTGCCCGTCTATCCCAAGACGGTCGTGCCGCGCACGCTCAAGTTCGAGCGGTGA
- a CDS encoding branched-chain amino acid ABC transporter permease has product MTTTAPLSAARPRALTFGNVWLSLALLAVMLLYPFVFGKALNFGVSTLIFAGLAMSWNVLGGWAGQLSLGHAAFVGVGAYTMTLLATPERVPAFLGGPVAPWWGALIGMGLAVLLAAVWGALTFRLRGSYFTLSTIAVALVLRLVAINSEWTGGSEGLFMPELPTFLGLDLFDRRVEYGLALAFVALTLLVTHLLRRSRLGYALQAVREDEDGARALGIDPARMKLVAFMLSAALTALGGSLYAIYLQAFEPHTLLELPVSVQIALMAIIGGRASIQGPVIGALLLATFGEVFRTVFASANLLIYGVLILAVTLFAPDGILGLFQRGGRKLGTAR; this is encoded by the coding sequence ATGACGACGACCGCGCCCCTGAGTGCCGCCCGCCCCCGGGCGCTGACCTTCGGCAACGTGTGGCTGAGCCTCGCCCTCCTCGCCGTCATGCTGCTCTACCCCTTCGTGTTCGGCAAGGCGCTGAACTTCGGCGTCTCGACCCTGATCTTCGCGGGGCTGGCGATGAGCTGGAACGTCCTCGGCGGCTGGGCCGGGCAGCTCAGCCTGGGGCACGCCGCCTTCGTGGGGGTGGGCGCGTACACGATGACGCTCCTCGCCACGCCCGAGCGCGTCCCCGCCTTCCTCGGCGGCCCGGTCGCCCCGTGGTGGGGGGCATTGATCGGCATGGGCCTCGCCGTGCTGCTCGCCGCCGTGTGGGGGGCGCTGACCTTCCGGTTGCGGGGCAGCTACTTCACCCTCTCCACCATCGCGGTCGCGCTCGTGCTGCGGCTCGTCGCCATCAACTCCGAGTGGACGGGCGGCTCGGAGGGCCTGTTCATGCCCGAGCTGCCCACCTTCCTCGGGCTCGACCTCTTCGACCGCCGGGTGGAGTACGGCCTCGCCCTCGCCTTCGTGGCGCTGACCCTGCTCGTCACCCACCTCCTGCGCCGCTCGCGGCTGGGGTACGCCCTCCAGGCCGTGCGTGAGGACGAGGACGGGGCGCGGGCGCTCGGGATCGACCCGGCCAGGATGAAGCTCGTGGCCTTTATGCTCAGCGCCGCCCTCACGGCGCTGGGCGGCAGCCTGTACGCGATCTACCTGCAAGCCTTCGAGCCGCACACCCTGCTCGAACTGCCCGTCTCGGTGCAGATCGCCCTGATGGCGATCATCGGCGGGCGGGCGAGCATCCAGGGGCCGGTGATCGGGGCGCTCCTGCTCGCCACCTTCGGGGAGGTCTTCCGCACTGTGTTCGCCAGCGCCAACCTCCTGATCTACGGGGTGCTCATCCTCGCCGTCACGCTCTTCGCCCCGGACGGCATCCTGGGCCTGTTCCAGCGGGGCGGGCGCAAGCTGGGGACGGCGCGATGA
- a CDS encoding alpha/beta hydrolase, with protein MRHLVLAALLTLSVSLAAPVQLRAPDGLMLYGESVSPARPRGVVLLLHAAGQNLHEFDGIAPRFAREGYASLALDGRFGGEYDGRHNRTVAGLGDRTLTGTDALADLGVALAWLRERHPGLPVFALGGGQSGALLFVLAARHPDLAGILAFSPNRGDLFDLDALAEARRVRVPVFVTSGDEPFEIAAARDLLAAAGSSRRVRYVPPGFGLRGVANLDPAKTTEKAVTEGYWAAVLRFLRGS; from the coding sequence ATGCGTCACCTCGTCCTGGCCGCGCTGCTCACCCTCTCCGTGTCGCTGGCCGCGCCCGTGCAGCTTCGGGCGCCCGACGGGTTGATGCTGTACGGCGAGTCGGTCTCCCCCGCCCGGCCCCGGGGCGTGGTGCTCCTCCTGCACGCGGCGGGGCAGAACCTGCACGAGTTCGACGGGATCGCGCCCAGATTCGCGCGGGAGGGCTACGCCTCGCTCGCGCTCGACGGGCGGTTCGGCGGCGAGTACGACGGACGGCACAACCGCACGGTGGCGGGCCTGGGCGACCGGACGCTGACCGGGACGGACGCGCTGGCGGACCTCGGCGTGGCGCTCGCGTGGCTGCGGGAACGCCACCCGGGCCTCCCCGTCTTCGCGCTGGGAGGCGGCCAGAGCGGCGCCCTGCTCTTTGTCCTCGCGGCGCGGCATCCGGACCTCGCCGGGATTCTGGCGTTCAGCCCCAACCGGGGTGATCTTTTCGACCTGGACGCCCTCGCCGAGGCGCGGCGGGTGCGGGTGCCCGTCTTCGTCACGAGCGGCGACGAGCCCTTCGAGATCGCGGCGGCGCGCGACCTGCTCGCGGCGGCGGGCTCGTCGCGCCGGGTCCGGTACGTCCCGCCCGGGTTCGGCCTGCGCGGGGTGGCGAACCTCGATCCCGCCAAGACGACGGAGAAGGCGGTCACGGAGGGGTACTGGGCCGCCGTCCTCCGCTTCCTGCGGGGGTCGTAG
- a CDS encoding FAD-binding protein — MTHPPITSPRNWAGNYTYHAASWHRPRDVEEVRALVARADRVKVSGTRHSFNGVADTTGAMLSLEHLNRVVGLDEERRTVTVEGGVRYGELGRFLHARGYGLPNLASLPHLSVAGACATATHGSGDRLGTLATSVCALELVTAGGDPVALSREEHGEAFRGMVVALGGLGVVTRLTLEVIPTYQVRQDVYEGLSLEALEDNFGAVMSAADSVSLFTDWGSGRFHQAWLKRRVREGETFRPEPEWFGATPAPEDRHPIPGLSAVNCTPQRGAAGPWHERLPHFRLEDTPSSGKELQSEYFVPREHGPAALRALHGLGEQIAPLLQVSEVRTVAADGLWLSPAYERESVAFHFTWHRDERAVRELLPALEARLAPFGVRPHWGKVFTLPPAHLRASYARLPDFRDLLVSLDPRGKFRNAFLETFIFGA; from the coding sequence ATGACCCACCCGCCGATCACGTCACCGAGGAACTGGGCCGGGAACTACACCTACCACGCGGCGAGCTGGCACCGCCCGCGCGACGTGGAGGAGGTGCGGGCCCTCGTCGCCCGCGCGGACCGGGTGAAGGTCTCGGGCACCCGCCACTCCTTCAACGGCGTCGCGGACACGACCGGGGCGATGCTCTCGCTGGAGCACCTGAACCGCGTCGTGGGGCTGGACGAGGAGCGGCGCACGGTCACCGTGGAGGGCGGGGTGCGGTACGGGGAGCTGGGCCGCTTCCTGCACGCGCGGGGGTATGGCCTGCCGAACCTCGCCTCCCTCCCGCACCTCTCGGTCGCGGGGGCCTGCGCGACGGCCACCCACGGCTCGGGCGACCGGCTGGGCACCCTCGCCACGTCCGTCTGCGCGCTGGAACTGGTGACGGCGGGCGGCGACCCCGTGGCCCTCTCCCGCGAGGAACACGGGGAAGCGTTTCGGGGCATGGTCGTCGCGCTCGGTGGCCTCGGCGTCGTCACGCGGCTCACGCTGGAGGTCATCCCGACCTATCAGGTCCGCCAGGACGTGTACGAGGGGCTGAGCCTGGAGGCGCTGGAGGACAACTTCGGGGCGGTGATGTCGGCGGCGGACAGCGTGAGCCTCTTCACCGACTGGGGAAGCGGGCGGTTTCACCAGGCGTGGCTCAAGCGGCGGGTGCGGGAGGGCGAGACCTTCAGGCCGGAGCCGGAATGGTTCGGGGCCACCCCCGCCCCGGAGGACCGTCACCCCATTCCGGGCCTCTCCGCCGTGAACTGCACCCCGCAGAGGGGCGCGGCGGGCCCCTGGCACGAGCGGCTGCCGCACTTCCGGCTGGAGGACACGCCCAGCAGCGGCAAGGAACTCCAGAGCGAGTATTTCGTCCCGCGCGAACACGGCCCCGCCGCCCTGCGCGCCCTGCACGGGCTTGGCGAGCAGATCGCCCCCCTCCTCCAGGTCTCGGAGGTCCGCACGGTGGCGGCGGACGGGTTGTGGCTGAGCCCGGCCTACGAGCGGGAGAGCGTGGCCTTCCACTTCACCTGGCACCGGGACGAACGGGCGGTGCGCGAATTGCTCCCGGCCCTCGAAGCCCGGCTCGCGCCCTTCGGCGTCCGCCCGCACTGGGGCAAGGTGTTCACCCTGCCGCCCGCGCACCTGCGCGCGTCGTACGCGAGGCTGCCCGACTTCCGGGACCTGCTCGTGTCCCTTGACCCCCGGGGCAAGTTCCGCAACGCCTTTCTGGAGACGTTCATCTTTGGGGCGTAG
- a CDS encoding branched-chain amino acid ABC transporter permease — MDQAGLTALIQTLAQGLLTGGLYALIGTGLSLIFGVMRVINFAHGDFLAIGMFITLALFRTFDLDPYLSLLVAAPVGFALGFVIQRLVLARLGDRLSEGSMLATLGIGLIISNTLLLTFGAQPQNINVPYATNTFQLGGVQVSIPLLIAGLGTALAIAGLNLLLYRTELGRAIRATAQNPLGAELQGVKTAHIQAIVFGLGVAFAAVAGVLLMPLLYAFPTVGENYTTKAFIVTVLGGLGNLPGAVAGGLVLGVVESLGAYYISNNYRDAYGLVAFLLVLLLRPEGLFGRTVKRV; from the coding sequence ATGGACCAAGCTGGCCTCACGGCCCTGATACAGACGCTCGCGCAGGGGCTCCTCACCGGGGGGCTCTACGCCCTGATCGGCACCGGCCTCAGCCTGATCTTCGGGGTGATGCGGGTGATCAACTTCGCGCACGGCGACTTTCTCGCCATCGGCATGTTCATCACGCTGGCGCTCTTTCGCACCTTCGACCTCGACCCCTACCTCAGCCTGCTCGTGGCCGCGCCCGTGGGCTTCGCGCTGGGCTTCGTGATCCAGCGCCTCGTCCTCGCGCGGCTCGGCGACCGGCTGAGCGAGGGGAGTATGCTCGCCACCCTGGGCATCGGCCTGATCATCAGCAATACGCTCCTCCTGACCTTCGGGGCGCAGCCGCAGAACATCAACGTCCCCTACGCGACGAACACCTTCCAGCTCGGCGGCGTGCAGGTCAGCATTCCGCTTCTGATCGCGGGGTTGGGCACGGCGCTCGCCATCGCGGGGCTCAACCTGCTGCTCTACCGCACCGAGCTGGGCCGCGCCATCCGCGCCACCGCGCAAAATCCGCTCGGGGCGGAATTGCAGGGCGTGAAGACCGCCCACATCCAGGCCATCGTCTTCGGGCTGGGGGTGGCCTTCGCCGCCGTCGCGGGGGTGCTGCTGATGCCGCTGCTCTACGCCTTTCCCACCGTGGGCGAGAACTACACCACCAAGGCCTTTATCGTCACCGTCCTCGGCGGGCTGGGCAACCTGCCGGGCGCCGTCGCGGGCGGGCTGGTGCTCGGGGTGGTGGAGTCGCTGGGGGCTTACTACATCAGCAACAATTACCGCGACGCCTACGGGCTGGTCGCCTTCCTGCTCGTGCTGCTGCTGCGCCCCGAGGGGCTGTTCGGGCGGACGGTGAAGCGCGTATGA